A window of Heterodontus francisci isolate sHetFra1 chromosome 18, sHetFra1.hap1, whole genome shotgun sequence genomic DNA:
tctcacacatTTCCTCTTTTAAAAGTATACTCTTTTTCCCAGGTGAATGAACTTCCAAAAAAGTAATTCTTCGTTGATTATCTATGAGGGATTAGAGCAATTTAGAAATCTGGAAAGGAGTTCTAATTTATGTATTTGCATATTTCACAACATTTGAGTAAATGTTTGACAAGTTACTAGGCCTAATAGTTATTTGACGGTGGGGTTATGTATGATCGTTTCACGTGTTAATATTGAACTCACGAAAGGTGACAGTCCTTTTCAGATAAGAACAGATTGCACCTGAAGAAATGCGAGGAGGCATCCAAACACGAGCTCTTACTCTTATCTGTGCTGAAAATGTTAATATATAAATGTTAATACAGTATATGTTTCATGTCATGTGTAATATATTTTAGTTTTTTCTCTGACGCATGGGACACCATTTTAATTATGTTGCTTAAAAATAATTTAAGCAAAATGCACCAAATGGCACATTCTTAACGAACCCCTATGCGAATGTGATTTGTCAGACAGGTAAAGACTGCATAAAACTAGGCATTAAACTAGCGTTAAATTCGGTGTGGAAAGTACCTTAAGACGAGTAATCTAAATACATTGTGTTTAGATATTTTTGAAAAAGACTAGTGCAGTAGTTAGTTTCTTGGAAGATTAGAGTATTCTTAAAATGAGTACAGTTTTTTTTACATTGTCTTGCTGAGGCCTACACTGAAAGTTGTAATAAGATGAAATAAAGTATCGTGTTTCCATTTCACTGCTTAGTATTTATTGCTGGCTGAACCAAATTCTCTAAGTAAATCTTGGATCACGTTATAATTATTTCAATATTCCTGGCCTGTGAGAGTAATGTGAACTTTATTTCATGCCGATTTTTTGTTTTTTTCCCTTCTAAAATGAGAGTAAACGACTTACCAGCGTCCCTGCTTCTAAATGACAGCGAGAAGTGACCGGTCGTCAGATTTTTAAAATATTGGCAATTCACTTAGTCACTGGGCAGCTGGGAAACGTATGAAGGAGCTTAAAGGGTGCACGGAGCCGGTGTAACCTGTCGCGCTGTAACATCACTAAAAGGTCCGGTCCATACTGCACTCTGTAGAAAATTACATTTTATTCCCATTTCGATATTTGAAACACGTCTCTTTAAGGCTCTACTTTTTAGAAATATAAACAACGTATTCCATTCGGCCCACATTGACAGCACTAATTATGTCCTCGTCATTTTCTAAACACGAGCTGCCGCACGATGAAATGTACCATTTCGGTTTAAACGTTGCAGAAAAAAATTGGAAAATGCAGGTTCCCAATTTTGGCGCAACTTTAAATCGTCTTTGGGAAACGGTTATTGTCGTTTTAAATATGAATTCAAAAAGTTGGACAGCCTCACTTAAAACTGCGTGCGCGCTCTGAACAGAGCTCCGTGACATTGTGATTGACATTATTTTCCTCCAATAGGCTTTGGCCGTCCTCAATTGTATGATTCATCTTTCGGAGTATTGACCAATGGAACGGCGGCGAGGGGGCGGGGCAACAGGTTGAATTGAAAACACGGAGGGCATAGTTGCGGCGCGCGGCTGACGTCCGACCAGCTCGCGCGCTCATTGGCCACTTTACCGTGGCGTGCTTTTGCTCCTCGAGCTGCCGACCTGTCAATCATCCCAGCGCGCTCGCAGTCTCTGCCCAAGCCCAACTCTCAGAGGAGCAGCTTATTAGTGCTGCGGAGAGTGTCTGTTTCTTGTTCTCATATTTAGCGTGCGATAATGTTTTTCAAAGCTATTGCTTCTGCAGCTACTGTTATTGATCACCTTTCAAAAGTTTCGAAGGCTTTTAGGCTTGTTATTCctctgggggagggggtgaaccacTCAAACAATTTGTTGTCCCCTCCCCCCAAAATCACACCCAAGAAGATGCGTttataattaaaaaaaataaaccaTAAAACGTTAAAAAGCAATTGTTTCAAGGTGGCAAAGTAGGGCGGTAATTCATTTTTGAAAATGTAGAACGCTAAACATTTTAAAGTATTTCTTTCAACAGGTATAGTTCGCTTCGGCACAACCGTTTGTACACCTACTGCTATAAGTATGCTAACAACCACATAAGCACTGAGGGTCTACAGGCCAAACGACTTCCCTCACCTTAACTGAGGTAGTAGCCAAGAAAACAGTAACCGTTTCTTGATCAGTTGCAACATGTGAAGCAGACAGTACTTCCTTTCAATTGTAAACTATACACATAGGCAGGTTGTACTTTTTCTTTATTTGATTTCAGGATGCGAGACAAAAGTCAGCATCTCTTCACACGTTACAAAACAAAAATGAGAAATATAACCAATATTAAGGCAGAATACAAGTCTGGCTCAGGACGCTTTCTCTTTCAAGCATAGCCTTATATTATGACAGGCCAAAACGGAAGGGAAAAAAATCTACAATAAAGCATTTACAAATGCACATGAAAAACGCCACTTTGGCTTAACGGAAAATTATCTTCTAGATTCCAAAAACATCAATTCTTAACATAAATAAGTTAGTATAATTTCTCAGTGTCTTTACAAAGTTATGTACACAGGtacattttagatttttttttattttttaacatACAATACACAGGTATTGTAGTTTGGCAGTTTAGAAACTGCATTGGATAACTATACTGCTAATATTCAAGTCATACATTTTCTAAGCTCTGGGTTTTAACAagtcctccccttccccccaccaaaaaTGGTTTATGTGCTACAAAAAAACTATATACACAGGTAGTAAAATCAGCCAAGTGATAAGGAAGAACCTAATTGCACAGCGCTATATCCACTCTAAAATAGGCGGTTTAGTGTTCACTTGAGTTCAGTGCTTGGGCTCTCCTCACTGGGAGATAACGATATGTTTGTCTCTGAGGAGGTTGTCCCCGCTTCATCAAGCACTGCCATGGATGAACAAGGAAAAAAAAGAATCTTCATATCTAACAAAGAAAAATACAAAGTATAGATTAATACAATGTTCAGAAATTATTTATCATTGTAATTACTTAAAATGCTATTTGGCATAGCCACGCTGATTATTTCAAGCCAGCCACTGATTGATCAGGCACAGTTGGGAAAATTGTCAAGCAATTAGTTATTCAACTTGACACTGAGCCAACCAATACCACGGGCAAAATACTTCTACGTGCACACATATGATCAGGTTATTATCCGGGTAATAAACCAAACCAATACAATTCCATTTCTGACTTTTATAATCTAGCTGGCTAGATAAGGTACATATTATGCTGTCTGGAAGTAATCTAAAAAAGTTTATTTCAGGCAGCATGGCAGGACTTTATTGCACTAGACACAAAGCCATTTTTAACTAGAAGCTATAAGTTTTCAACGGACCAATACATATTACTGGATTACCAAAATTAATTAGCACTGTAGTGTTTTCAGGCCTTTTCTTTAAAAAGCAAACTGATTTGCTTTCTGATTATACAACTGTAGGAGGGGAAAGATGAAGAATTTGGCAGCACTTACCTGAATACAAACAGCTATTTAGATGACTTACTAAGAGTTTGGATCCGATTAGTTAGATCTACCAATTTAAACAAGAACAAAAACGATACCCCAATTTAAAACAAATTGCGAATATTTCAGCATACCAGTAATCTGATGAATTAAGATATTTAAAATTATCTCAGTGCCAAGGTGTGTAAAGTGTCACACCACATGCTACCTGAAACTTATACAAAAACAAGTTATTTAACGTACGCAGTACTTCCACAAAAGTTTTGTGCACATTACTTTTCAATGAACTAGTTTGACGATTGTCACCAATATGGGCAAGGACGGGAAGTGGGCATCACATCCACTTAATCTAACATTAGTTAAGTTTGTTGTGACTAACCATTTAAAAGGTTGTTCCCCCCACCCCTTGTTTGTACATTTTGTCTAATAGTTTATACGACATAGTTTCTCTCCTAACATGCTTTACCATAATTTATAGAATCAAAACAGAAATCATACCAGAGAGTTGTCATAAGTATGCAAAGACTTTAACATATTTATGTTACTGTAGCCATTGTACTTCTTTGGACTCTACCCGAAGTGTTATTTTGAAGGCTGTTTGTACTTAGCTGGTGAAATAAAGAATAGCTTGCTCGTGATCAGTTTTTAACGCGATTATTTCCCTCTTTGCATTACATTTATGATGGAAGTTGGACTTAAAAGCAAAACCGTACAATGTacggttacaaagacacacacgttaCTGTTGTGGTTGCGCACTCCCCCGCATAATGTATTTATTATATTTTCAGTCAGTCCTGTGTCTTTCCGTATTGACAAAACACTTGGGCAACAAACCATCTGTACTTTATTGTAGAGGGAAGGAAAAGAGGACACTAAGCCGTTTCGATACTTGTGCAGGACGCTTGTGTATCTAGTTATTTGAAAAGCAGCTGGAAATAATCACCTGTGCATACGTGTCGTTTTGAAAATATAGCAAAGAAACACCATCAGTGACATTGCAACCCTGCATAGAGTTTCAAATCTTCAACCTGGAGCAATGAGGCCGATTGGTCAATACAGGACAGACTCTCAGCTATCTTTTGATTCTATCCTATTTTAAACCGTAAATTTATAAAGTATTTTGGGAGGAGACAGTCAAGAGAAAAAGGAAGGTACATAGCACTACCTTGTGACTTTTGTTTTATGTTTGATGTCCGCTCGAAATCGATTTTTTCGGTGTCTTCTCTAACGCACTCATACTGGGAGAATTTGCTGACCAGTCTGTCTCCGTCTTTGTATTGATTCTTTTTGCTTCTGGAAAGTCATCTACAATCAAGAAAAGCTAATTAAAAAATTGAAATCCTGAAATCAGGATGGTGGTATATTTCGGGCCAATTTTTATTCTGAAGTGAAGACTTGCTATGCTGGTCGGCATTAGTCTACATCTCAAGCGGAATTgttgaagcaaaaaaaaaagccGTTTACTTCATCTTTCTAAAAGGCCTTTGAAGTTGCAGCATCCCTTTTCAAACGTAGGGGAATTCAAGCTTAACCCCAAGCAGACCAAGAACTGCAGGATTTTAAAGCGGGCCCGCTGGAAATAAATGAGAAAACCACTGGCTGGGTGAAACCTTTTTTGAGCGTGTAAAGAGGTCAGAAAGGTCCGTTTGAAAATGGATCCTGCAGCTTCCAATAGAGTACATCTTTGTCACTTACCGACTGACGCAGCTCGTTTTCGGGGACTACAGCATTGCTCTTTTGAGTCTGTGAAATGTTCAGTTGTCTCTTTAACCACGTCCTTTTGCTCTGGATTCGCTAAGTGTGAGTCCCCTGAATTTCCCTGAGCCAGAGTTCCTACGTAAACTATCGCAAGGTTCCCGTTCATATCCACATTGCAATCCGCCGATGACACTTGCTCCCTAGGAGGACGCCAGTAAAAATTAGGCACATCCTTGCAATCCACGGCTTCCCACTTGTAATTCCCGTCCAGCGGCTTGTCCCTCTCGAAGTCGTAATTCCACCTTCGCCTGTCCTGCTCGTGAATCTCCTTCTGTTTCTTTTGTAAGTCTCGGTTTAACTCGTCGTGGTTTACGGGACCGAAGAGATTTCTGCAGGCTGAAGGTTTCGGGTGCCCTGCTTGCTGAGCTGCCATTCTCTCCAGCGAAGGGCTACCATTAGAAATGCGTACGTTTGACATTTTTTTTCCCTTCGTACCCCCTCTCGCTGCAAATCGTCCAAAGCCCAACAGACAGTAGAATTGCAAGGTTACACGATTTAACAATGTCGTGCAATTCTTCGAAACGCTGCAAAGCACAGAACCACAACAAAAACGCCAACAACAACAACAGTTTACAACCTATCTCTCGTCAAAACTGACTCTAGTAAGGCGGAAAAAAAACTGGCTTTTTTTTTCAGTTACCCAATATGGCGAAGGAGGCTGACGAAGAGGAAACTGAGTGACGGACAGggaattttaaaaagaaagcacCATATAATTGGCCAGAGTGGCGACGCTCCGCCCTTGTCCCGCCCTCAAGTGCAGGGCTGGGACTCGGGAACGGGCTTGCTTGCTCAGGGCTGGGAGCGACCTTGATATGATCTAAAAACGTTTTGTTTATTGACAAGCAATCTCTCTTTTTTTCCCCAACGCCCCCCTGCTCGAAGCGAGAGTGAGAGGCAGGCGCCTGTGGAGTAGCACTAACGAAGCATGAAACCTACCAAAGAGGAGTCAGCTCAGAGCGCCATCGTCCTGACAGCCGCAGCAAACACAGCGTTGAAGTAGCCTCCCGCAACCAACCAACCTGAATGCTCCTACATATTGCATCACTTAGATTCATTGAAGTGACTTCATACCGagtattagaaacatagaaaaaaattacgacacagaaggaggctatttggcccttcgtgtctgtgccggccgaaaaaagctatccaaactaatcccactttccaactcgtGGTCCGTACCCGTGGAGGTTATGGCAccttaagtgcatatccaagtggttTTTTTTAAACTAGCTGATTTAGTAGCTCTTCTACAGACATCTCGAAACCCGGATTACTAATTGTTAAGATCCTTCAAATACCGCAATCACCCAAAGATCCAGATTTTTTTCAGACTATTTTATGGAAATTGCTTTCACAGTATGATTCCTGTCAAATTGTCACATTCCAAAATTTAACCAATTTCACAGTGAGTCGAATGATTTCGGTGGAGGATGGGCATAGCTGCAGCACGCACAAACCAGCTGAGTAACTTCTACTAGAAAGTGCTCAAGGGGTTAACAGTGCGTCGGTTATATTTTAAAAACTTAAACTGGCTCCCTTTTTATGCGACGTAAACATGTTGCAATTTTCTTGGCGGATTTTTTTAATTCGAAACTCGGATTTTCTGCCAAAACCCGCTTTCAATTGTGCATTCTATCACTTTATGGATTATTCATCTGAAAGTGGATGGGTGAGTGTACAGACTGAAAGCTATTAAAGAGCAGTGATGTAGTCGAAGACACGAAATACGGAATTGCCTTTCTATTTTTTTAAATATTAACTTAGGTCTGAGATTTTAACACGTTTTCATTCTCGATGCTTTTAACTGGCAATTCGTGTCTCACAGCAGTACAGCAGGTGAATGCACAATCACTGGGAACTAAAAGGGAGCCTTAGAAATTGTCACATCGTTTTCAATAAAAAAAATAACTCGCAGAAAGATTTGCATTTGGTTTCTCGGCAATCGGATAAGTTTTCTGGACGTATTAATAGCTGTTCTAGAGCGTTACATTTAGGATCTGTACGAGTCTCAATATTAATGACGGCACATTTTTTAAACCAGTATTGGGAAACGGCACATTTTTAAAACTTCAATATTGTATTTGGGGAACGAAAATTAAGTCACCGATCTCACTGTAAAACGTGTTTTGTGTTTGTATTCCAAGAAAATGATCAGAGTTTCTGTAAACATTAGGAACCGAATTGAAATTTACAGGTTGATTTCACTATTTCCACATTTATTGTACTGTGTTTACTTACAATTGTTGGGCTCTGCAAAGAAATATATGAACGGTCTTCACTGTCATAGGTTCAGACAAGAAAATAAAAGCTCGAAAGTAATTGATACAGAAAGTATTTTCAGGCTCATTTATCATTACTTAGAATTGTTTTATTATGATTTAGAGTCAACCCTTTGGTGTATTTTAAAACACTGCAGACGAACTGTGGTTTGGGATACTGATAGGAAGGGGAAAGCACGACTTTTTTCTCAGAGAAAAACGATTATTCATTTGCTAAAGTTGTGGGATAATTTGTATCGTATTTCGAGGTATATCGGTCACACAAGGCTGGCACAAAGTAAATAATTCTCTGATTTGCCAGGGGTACGTTTTCCCAAGGCAATTGCAATGGATGTAAAGGCACTTAAGTTTTCTCTCCCACCCTACCGTCAGGGGGGCAAAAAGCTTATGATTATTGTCTCAGTTTTGTACTGCGGAATCATTCATACTGATCCTTACCGCAGACTAATCTCATGGGTTATCTGGACAATTATCATTACCAGTTATCCTTAAAAATTAAAATACAATATATAACCCTGTCACTCAGTGCCCCAACAGACTACAGTGTTCAGCAAAAGCACAATATTCAAGTCTTCACTGGCTGAAATAAATACCTTTCAAACCCTTGAGACTAAAATGGGATTGGGATGGGACAAGAGGGAAGAAAATTAAGGCAGTGTCCAATATTTAGCCAAAGTTGTGCATATTAACTGCTGTGGGCCCACATAGTACTGTACTCATATTTGATCTAGCCATTCACATCCTGTTTCTCTAGAAGGCCAGTCAGACTTCTTTAATTACAAGGCAATAAATATTTCAGTTTTGTTGTATCTTAATAGCTACACTGAATTATTCACAACTAAGCACATAATACGATTTCTGCAAACATTTAATGATTAAAATAGAAACAATTTTTTAACACTAACAAATATGTAACCTTACTGTAGCATTCAAAATCTCTCAGAGTGGGTTACAGGAAAGTAGATAATGAGTGGGCACTGAACAGGGAAGAAAAGGAAGCaagagaacatacgaacatacgaattaggagcaggagtaggccactcggcccgtcgagcctgctccgccattcaataagttcatggctgaactgattactccacattttcacctacccccgataaccctccaccCCCTTGAAGTTGGAAGAAAAGCAGAAAGGGGAAAAAGCACTTTCAAAGAGGAAGAGGGGCTTAAGGAGATTTTTCAAGGTAGGGAGGAAGGTGGCACGATGGAAATGCTAAGCCAGTGAATTCAAGAAGGTGGGAACAAGCTGGCTGAAGGAGCGGCTATTGATGGTGGAACAAAGACAGTGGGAAATGAGATGTAGGCCAACATTAGTGGACATGAGGGTGCATGCAGGGGCATAGAGCTGGAGGAGATCATGGAGTATCAGGGTTGGGAGggtaggtgaggccatggaggtatttgaagtcAAAGATGAGAAACTAAATTCAATTCTCTGTGGCAGTGCGAGATTCCTGGCATTTGGTGAGGTAGTGGGGGACTGGGCCCTAGTACAAGTGATGATATGATTGTAGCATCCTGGATACTTGTAGTTTTTGAATGGTTGAATTGGGAAGGACAAAATTGGAGGAGTCCAGCCATGAGCTGATAAACATGTGGATTAGGATTTTGGTGCA
This region includes:
- the cdkn1bb gene encoding cyclin dependent kinase inhibitor 1Bb, whose protein sequence is MSNVRISNGSPSLERMAAQQAGHPKPSACRNLFGPVNHDELNRDLQKKQKEIHEQDRRRWNYDFERDKPLDGNYKWEAVDCKDVPNFYWRPPREQVSSADCNVDMNGNLAIVYVGTLAQGNSGDSHLANPEQKDVVKETTEHFTDSKEQCCSPRKRAASVDDFPEAKRINTKTETDWSANSPSMSALEKTPKKSISSGHQT